A genomic region of Mus musculus strain C57BL/6J chromosome 7, GRCm38.p6 C57BL/6J contains the following coding sequences:
- the Gm36864 gene encoding uncharacterized protein LOC102640913 isoform X1: MDQNSSDLQSKETAAPSSRQNEMQDSLKVTLSLLDATQGQKTNTQTPLPIIHIRKLSNVEPSTSTPMPRRVSIQEPPASVFLPRRVSTLSSSPSTILPRRLSTQETLLQGSQSNVQDIQSVAYNRWLSSRESASLNHNRRLSILSAHTLSSAQSEIRSSQMETESHPSIPQSYSPNKKQMRPSVDVPPSITQSPQASIRSFESFVWDSKDSLKEFSDDSLSNHSMLGSTSKLSNISTIMNSSSHMICHRAQSKCWTLLPIGWRLLLEAKKISRHLSLVLTVAGMVMLSLIALWKPWIHFRVPLGPPGDPAGPQTISIDTIFFMRCPDISCMNEYDKNAYLLDIAWACILISGVMSFCVFMGLISTIFFPSTNLPLMDFSLFICSLLTGMLLWCFPWAPITKASPIPLYSTYPTSIFTLSPSSLQISSHHDASGHKKSLTLLALMSLPANQNPKSSSLTPGPPHLILNTLLSSASSQISTPNLASSLIPLPDCLKANPTLAF, translated from the exons ATGGACCAgaactcctctgacctccagagcaaAGAGACAGCAGCTCCCAGCAGCAGGCAAAATGAAATGCAAGACTCTCTGAAAGTGACCTTGAGCCTCCTAGATGCCACCCAAGGTCAGAAGACTAACACGCAAACTCCTTTGCCTATCATCCACATTCGCAAATTAAGCAATGTGGAACCGTCAACGTCCACACCTATGCCCCGAAGGGTTAGCATCCAGGAACCACCAGCATCTGTCTTTCTCCCTCGCAGGGTTAGTACACTGAGTTCATCCCCATCCACCATTCTCCCTCGAAGGTTAAGTACTCAAGAGACCCTTCTTCAGGGTTCCCAGTCCAATGTACAGGACATACAGTCTGTGGCCTACAATCGATGGCTCAGTTCCAGAGAGTCTGCTTCCCTTAACCATAATCGCCGGCTCAGCATCCTAAGCGCTCATACCCTGTCCAGTGCCCAGTCAGAAATTCGCAGCTCACAAATGGAAACTGAAAGCCACCCCTCCATACCCCAGTCATATAgccccaacaaaaaacaaatgcgGCCCAGTGTGGATGTCCCCCCGTCCATAACCCAGAGCCCACAGGCCAGCATCAGAAGTTTCGAGTCCTTTGTCTGGGACTCCAAGGACAGCTTGAAAGAGTTCTCAGATGACTCTTTGTCTAATCACAGTATGCTAGGCAGCACCTCAAAACTGTCCAACATTTCTACTATAATGAACTCTAGTAG TCACATGATCTGTCACAGGGCTCAGAGCAAATGCTGGACACTGCTTCCCATAGGCTGGAGGCTGTTGCTCGAAGCCAAGAAGATCAGCAGGCACCTTAGCCTGGTGCTGACTGTGGCCGGCATGGTGATGCTCAGCCTCATCGCCTTGTGGAAACCCTGGATCCACTTCCGAGTGCCTCTAGGACCCCCAGGCGACCCCGCTGGCCCCCAAACCATCTCCATTGACACCATCTTCTTCATGCGGTGCCCTGACATCTCCTGCATGAATGAATACGATAAGAATGCAT ATTTGCTGGACATAGCCTGGGCCTGCATCCTCATCTCCGGTGTCATGAGTTTCTGTGTATTCATGGGTCTCATCAGCACTATCTTCTTCCCTAGCACTAACCTGCCCTTAATGGACTTCTCTCTCTTCATCTGCAGCCTCTTGACCGGTATGTTACTATGGTGCTTCCCATGGGCGCCCATCACAAAGGCTAGCCCCATCCCCCTATACTCAACCTATCCCACCTCCATCTTCACCCTCAGCCCCAGCTCCTTACAAATCTCCAGCCATCATGATGCCTCTGGCCATAAAAAGAGCCTCACTCTCTTAGCCCTCATGTCATTGCCAGCAAATCAAAACCCCAAGTCCTCCTCCCTGACACCTggtccaccccacctcatcctgAATACCTTACTCTCCTCAGCCTCTTCACAAATCTCAACACCCAACTTGGCCTCAAGTCTCATTCCCCTCCCTGACTGTCTCAAGGCCAACCCGACCCTGGCCTTCTGA
- the Gm36864 gene encoding uncharacterized protein LOC102640913 isoform X9, translating into MWNRQRPHLCPEGLASRNHQHLSFSLAGAQSKCWTLLPIGWRLLLEAKKISRHLSLVLTVAGMVMLSLIALWKPWIHFRVPLGPPGDPAGPQTISIDTIFFMRCPDISCMNEYDKNAYLLDIAWACILISGVMSFCVFMGLISTIFFPSTNLPLMDFSLFICSLLTGMLLWCFPWAPITKASPIPLYSTYPTSIFTLSPSSLQISSHHDASGHKKSLTLLALMSLPANQNPKSSSLTPGPPHLILNTLLSSASSQISTPNLASSLIPLPDCLKANPTLAF; encoded by the exons ATGTGGAACCGTCAACGTCCACACCTATGCCCCGAAGGGTTAGCATCCAGGAACCACCAGCATCTGTCTTTCTCCCTCGCAGG GGCTCAGAGCAAATGCTGGACACTGCTTCCCATAGGCTGGAGGCTGTTGCTCGAAGCCAAGAAGATCAGCAGGCACCTTAGCCTGGTGCTGACTGTGGCCGGCATGGTGATGCTCAGCCTCATCGCCTTGTGGAAACCCTGGATCCACTTCCGAGTGCCTCTAGGACCCCCAGGCGACCCCGCTGGCCCCCAAACCATCTCCATTGACACCATCTTCTTCATGCGGTGCCCTGACATCTCCTGCATGAATGAATACGATAAGAATGCAT ATTTGCTGGACATAGCCTGGGCCTGCATCCTCATCTCCGGTGTCATGAGTTTCTGTGTATTCATGGGTCTCATCAGCACTATCTTCTTCCCTAGCACTAACCTGCCCTTAATGGACTTCTCTCTCTTCATCTGCAGCCTCTTGACCGGTATGTTACTATGGTGCTTCCCATGGGCGCCCATCACAAAGGCTAGCCCCATCCCCCTATACTCAACCTATCCCACCTCCATCTTCACCCTCAGCCCCAGCTCCTTACAAATCTCCAGCCATCATGATGCCTCTGGCCATAAAAAGAGCCTCACTCTCTTAGCCCTCATGTCATTGCCAGCAAATCAAAACCCCAAGTCCTCCTCCCTGACACCTggtccaccccacctcatcctgAATACCTTACTCTCCTCAGCCTCTTCACAAATCTCAACACCCAACTTGGCCTCAAGTCTCATTCCCCTCCCTGACTGTCTCAAGGCCAACCCGACCCTGGCCTTCTGA
- the Gm36864 gene encoding uncharacterized protein LOC102640913 produces MWNRQRPHLCPEGLASRNHQHLSFSLAGAQSKCWTLLPIGWRLLLEAKKISRHLSLVLTVAGMVMLSLIALWKPWIHFRVPLGPPGDPAGPQTISIDTIFFMRCPDISCMNEYDKNAYLLDIAWACILISGVMSFCVFMGLISTIFFPSTNLPLMDFSLFICSLLTGINIILGVLFYLMQARKFLQEGMTYTLGSSFYLAWINVFFFFMIGFFSYLNYINFWSILSLQPTWS; encoded by the exons ATGTGGAACCGTCAACGTCCACACCTATGCCCCGAAGGGTTAGCATCCAGGAACCACCAGCATCTGTCTTTCTCCCTCGCAGG GGCTCAGAGCAAATGCTGGACACTGCTTCCCATAGGCTGGAGGCTGTTGCTCGAAGCCAAGAAGATCAGCAGGCACCTTAGCCTGGTGCTGACTGTGGCCGGCATGGTGATGCTCAGCCTCATCGCCTTGTGGAAACCCTGGATCCACTTCCGAGTGCCTCTAGGACCCCCAGGCGACCCCGCTGGCCCCCAAACCATCTCCATTGACACCATCTTCTTCATGCGGTGCCCTGACATCTCCTGCATGAATGAATACGATAAGAATGCAT ATTTGCTGGACATAGCCTGGGCCTGCATCCTCATCTCCGGTGTCATGAGTTTCTGTGTATTCATGGGTCTCATCAGCACTATCTTCTTCCCTAGCACTAACCTGCCCTTAATGGACTTCTCTCTCTTCATCTGCAGCCTCTTGACCG GGATCAACATCATTCTGGGGGTCCTATTCTATCTGATGCAAGCCCGAAAGTTCCTCCAGGAAGGCATGACCTACACCCTGGGAAGCAGTTTCTACCTTGCCTGGATcaatgtcttcttcttcttcatgattG gttTCTTCTCCTATCTGAACTACATCAATTTCTGGTCTATCCTATCACTCCAGCCTACATGGTCTTAA